GTGAAGCTCATGATTAAGTATTCAAAATAGAGGTGGCCTTGTTATTTTTGCATCTGCTGTGAACAACCTTGTATATGTTATTCAGGTCTTGAATGAATTCACACATGGCAAACAAGAAACAGTGAACAAGACTGAGTTCAAAGAGGTTCTTTCGGACATTCTGTTAGGCATGGCTGCTGGGTTGAAGCGAGATCCTGTTGTGATTCTCCGGATTGATGGAGAAGACCTGCTTGAATTTATCACGGGACCAACTTTTGAAGCAGATATTTTGTCCACATTTTCGCAGATAGACTCAAATGATGGATCATCCCTCCGTGACTATATAATTAAGGCTTTGGAAAAACTTAGCGTGGATCAAGGGATGCCCCCTTCTTCGGATTCTTGGGTAATTGATTCTTTCGCAATCGGTCTGACGTGACATACCGTTAATTAATTATCCATTTTCtaggttctttttttcttgtgcaGGTTATGGAGAACATTGTGCAGCCAGTATTGCAATCCTGTCCTATCCATGATTCGGACAAGCCGGTCTCTCAAGAAACATTCTTGTTGGAGTTCAAGAAAGTAGCTGAGTGTGTAGCTCAACATCTCAAAGAGCAGCCTGTGATTGTTGCCCACACTGAAAACACCTTTGATGGAAGTGGCGTTAAGAGATTATTATCCAACAAGTTTGAATTAGACAAGGTTTGTTTATACCATGTATAAACAATTTTCCAATattgttttgacataaaattcCTAATGGGAACTGCATAATTCAATCTATTGTGTAATGCAGATATTCAATACAGCTCTAGAGAGTGTGCCAAAGGATCGTACAGGAAAATTGTCCAAGGATTATCTGCGAGTGGCGCTGGATTCTGTTGCCCCATCGGCTGGTCTACCTCCAGTTGGTGCTGTTGAAGAGGTATATATATGCTGCTATCTCACAGCTA
The sequence above is drawn from the Alnus glutinosa chromosome 11, dhAlnGlut1.1, whole genome shotgun sequence genome and encodes:
- the LOC133881908 gene encoding uncharacterized protein LOC133881908, yielding METPTKKKSVEHGQVMDGSDIMELVGNEAVFSNFVDHKFQELDRDRDGKLSVKELQPAVADIGAALGLPAQGTSPDSDHIYSEVLNEFTHGKQETVNKTEFKEVLSDILLGMAAGLKRDPVVILRIDGEDLLEFITGPTFEADILSTFSQIDSNDGSSLRDYIIKALEKLSVDQGMPPSSDSWVMENIVQPVLQSCPIHDSDKPVSQETFLLEFKKVAECVAQHLKEQPVIVAHTENTFDGSGVKRLLSNKFELDKIFNTALESVPKDRTGKLSKDYLRVALDSVAPSAGLPPVGAVEEIDKIVRDVFKMMDADAVKMVKEDEFKKVLSGILGSIMLQLESNPISVSTNSVVHQPAASSSTLLQPSSE